A genomic stretch from Plutella xylostella chromosome 14, ilPluXylo3.1, whole genome shotgun sequence includes:
- the LOC119694358 gene encoding transmembrane protein 131 homolog translates to MNRQILRFYVFVLTLLEISLNSKLTAQGKSHGVLHDPLISDGITFQEWGTETVPVDTGGDPGAEAALTVSPAELHFGPSELGVAHARTVTLTNRSNSTLHLASVAGSTPHFHASFFDSKTLAPHANTSFSVVFVGRREGLASARLHLHSSAAPLAYSVSAVGVASRWGLWPWLHAAVPAGARLAPTLSLTNPTDKPVQVLSVYSSAPWLGLELAGGGGWAPRSAWTLPPRAARPLVAVRLQPPPASAENHTRTKAAYIRIKTEIGSLVVGVEARAAPRGLFLAPLGLRAGARGSRDPPLQMEVSFGNSAATALPLDAWLSPPHCAPLETAPAPPDPPEPRGANGGARPAGVSLTLLMNTVEANSPLKKGAIVTFDFEKLWSSYTGPAPTGALLCAGWLTAGGAAAPYSVALWRGTLAAPPPVFVTSSTAAPPAQPLVVHNEFRFPVLVTRLQPPPALLAHVQMSKFSQVTIGPGARAELVTLRPRPAPAPAAACAPPFQHPLTIHTNFTDYVVMVSCYSGLLELQFQWPDSAWSDLRHLRLGGVPAGGVVAVPLRVRNPAPAPLCLSRLHAAVGAVTPATARTGCIPPGGSLLGTYVIRAPAAGALTDAVGARSEGAEGRGGGLLLTRVSLHAMEGKVTVDDVELKGCAPWVPCSGPLVVRSTARTQSGVGVRTGRPALVHEYSGPRTLPPGVTSLGTVTLHAELLPGHRSVNTSESSSWRRLAAARGALRADAALLAAPLPQTNLTLALHTAEIVKVPILVRAQLIWPRLSPARALSPPPAAPRAPARAPLLLRNPSARPLWLRAFVAEHYPMPDVVLEPGPSCLLPDCSPDASVFNVSRAGAEAGGAGGAAGGVVEALLAPGEELPLTVTFTPQDAMRYQAFLYIRNNLTVMEAVRLRAAGARPAIDLPVAARDLLFQVTSCETAGLPRGAAPPLTLTVRNPAAVPLLLGAPALAAPALRAPPAPRACAAHGFRVTPCEPQELKENESVVYTVEFTTDWTLSRVSRALWLATSAGAVEVSLRGEVPPRLLAGCGGAGAGGGGGGARALLAGGAAALGALVLGAALLDAEAVLRRARAAPRPAPPARRAPLDLRRLNHHPAPAPAPPAPAPPPPAKRKRVKKEKKESFWKLDEAQAALLRELEAEAEAEERAGAGAGRGERGGRDPSRSSTEEQEVSPAATRDQSEAEEEPPAPAPPAPEPDDDAASATDSSHSDEPPAPPAPCTHEPRPRAPRPAPPRPSDQPRLRPNKFHVKKEKSVKRRVAAAAPRASPPAPAAPAPPAPPPALRRTATFSEVVARSEAAAAPAPAPPAPPRPLAPIGSARPRGDAPSSAHSLFYFNGDVSEREAWEPPAFPRAPAAPSRTHNYTEDQPAEYTSPALGSSLWSTDSWSWSYAEVRPPPGFAPPAPPAAPPARAYDPFHALAAIWASDRPAWADPADEPRNNQQQQQ, encoded by the exons ACGCTGGCGCCGCACGCCAACACGTCGTTCAGCGTGGTGTTCGTGGGGCGGCGCGAGGGGCTCGCCTCCGCGCGCCTGCACCTGCACTCCTCCGCCGCCCCGCTCGCCTACTCC GTGTCGGCGGTGGGCGTGGCGTCGCGCTGGGGGCTGTGGCCGTGGCTGCACGCGGCGGTGCCGGCCGGCGCGCGCCTCGCGCCCACGCTCAGCCTCACCAACCCCACCGACAAGCCCGTGCAG GTGCTGTCAGTATACTCGAGCGCCCCCTGGCTGGGGCTGGAGCTGGCGGGCGGGGGGGGCTGGGCGCCGCGCTCCGCCTGGACCctccccccgcgcgccgcgcgccccCTCGTGGCCGTGCGCCTGCAGCCCCCCCCGGCCAGCGCAGAGAATCATACTAGGACTAAGGCTGCTTATATCAG GATCAAAACGGAGATAGGCTCTTTAGTGGTGGGCGTggaggcgcgcgcggcgccgcgcgggCTGTTCCTGGCGCCGCTGGGGCTGCGCGCCGGCGCCCGCGGCAGCCGCGACCCACCGCTGCAg ATGGAGGTATCATTCGGCAACAGCGCGGCCACGGCGCTGCCGCTGGACGCGTGGTTGTCGCCCCCGCACTGCGCGCCCCTTGAgaccgcccccgcgccccccgacCCCCCCGAGCCCCGGGGCGCCAacggcggcgcgcgccccGCCGGCGTCTCGCTCACACTACTCATGAACACGGTCGAAGCTAACTCGCCCTTGAAGAAAGGGGCCATTGTTACATTTGATT TCGAGAAGCTGTGGTCGTCCTACACCGGGCCGGCGCCGACGGGCGCGCTGCTGTGCGCGGGCTGGCTGACGGCGGgcggcgccgccgcgccctACAGCGTGGCCCTGTGGCGGGGCAcgctcgccgcgccgccgcccgt GTTCGTGACGTCATCAacagccgcgccgcccgcgcagcCTCTCGTGGTGCACAACGAGTTCCGCTTCCCCGTGCTGGTGACGCGCCTGCAGCCGCCCCCCGCGCTGCTGGCTCATGTGCAG ATGAGCAAGTTCTCCCAAGTAACAATAGGGCCCGGCGCCCGCGCAGAACTAGTCACCctccgcccgcgccccgcgcccgcccccgccgccgcctgcgcgCCCCCCTTCCAGCACCCGCTTACCATACACACCAACTTCACTGATTATGTTGTGATGGTGAGCTGTTACAGTGGATTGTTGGAGCTT CAATTCCAATGGCCGGACTCTGCCTGGTCGGACCTGCGGCACCTGCGCCTGGGCGGTGTGCCGGCGGGCGGCGTGGTGGCGGTGCCGCTGCGCGTGCGCaaccccgcgcccgcgccgctgtGTCTCAGCCGCCTGCACGCCGCCGTGGGCGCTGTTACACCCGCCACCGCGCGGACG GGTTGCATCCCGCCGGGCGGCTCGCTACTCGGCACGTACGTGATACGCGCgccggcggcgggggcgctgACGGATGCCGTGGGGGCGCGCTCGGAGGGGGCggaggggcgcgggggcggcctGCTGCTGACCAGGGTGTCGCTACACGCCATGGAAGGGAAGGTTACCGTGGATGATGTGGAGCTGAAGGGGTGCGCGCCG TGGGTGCCGTGCTCGGGCCCGCTAGTGGTGCGCTCCACGGCGCGCACGCAATCTGGAGTCGGCGTGCGCACCGGCCGCCCGGCGCTTGTACACGA GTATTCGGGCCCCCGCACGCTACCGCCGGGCGTGACGTCACTGGGCACCGTCACTCTGCACGCCGAGTTGTTGCCCGGACACCGCTCCGTCAACACCAGCG AGAGCAGCAGCTGGCGgcggctggcggcggcgcggggcgcgctGCGGGCGGACGCCGCGCTGCTGGCCGCGCCGCTACCCCAAACCAACCTCACGCTCGCGCTACACACTGCCGAG ATAGTGAAGGTCCCAATCCTCGTGCGTGCTCAGCTGATCTGGCCGCGCCTTTCCCCCGCGCGGGCGCTGtccccgccccccgccgcgccgcgcgcccccgcccgcgcccccctgCTGCTGCGCAACCCCTCCGCGCGCCCGCTGTGGCTGCGAGCGTTTGTGGCCGAGCACTATCCCATGCCTGATGT CGTCTTAGAGCCGGGCCCGTCGTGCCTGCTGCCGGACTGCTCTCCCGACGCCAGCGTGTTCAACGTGAGCCGCGCGGGGGCCgaggcggggggcgcggggggcgcggcggggggcgtGGTGGAGGCGCTGCTGGCGCCGGGCGAGGAGCTGCCGCTCACCGTCACCTTCACGCCACAGGATGCCATGCGCTACCAGGCCTTCCTGTACATTCG GAACAACCTGACGGTGATGGAGGCGGTGCGGTTGCGCGCGGCCGGCGCGCGCCCCGCCATCGACCTGCCCGTGGCGGCGCGCGACCTGCTGTTCCAA GTGACGTCGTGCGAGACGGCGGGTCTcccgcgcggcgcggcgccccCGCTGACCCTGACGGTGCGCAACCCCGCCGCCGTGCCGCTGCTGCTGGGCGCGCCCGCCCTGGCCGCGCCCGCcctgcgcgcgccgcccgccccgcgcgcctgcgccgcccacgGCTTCCGCGTCACGCCCTGCGAGCCGCAAGAGCTCAAGGAGAACGAGAGCGTCGTCTACACTGTGGAGTTCACCACTG ACTGGACGCTGTCCCGCGTGTCGCGCGCGCTGTGGCTGGCGACGTCGGCGGGCGCCGTGGAGGTGTCCCTGCGGGGGGAGGTGCCGCCGCGGCTGCTGGCGGGctgcgggggcgcgggggccggCGGCGGGGGGGGTGGGGCGCGCGCGCTgctggcgggcggcgcggcggcgctgggCGCGCTGGTGCTGGGCGCCGCGCTGCTGGACGCCGAGGCCGTGCTGCGCCgtgcgcgcgccgccccgcgccccgcgccccctgcgcgccgcgcgccgctcgACCTGCGCCGCCTCAACCACcaccccgcccccgcccccgcgccccccgcccccgcaccgccgccgcccgccaaGAGGAAGCGCGTCAAGAAGGAGAAGAAGGAGTCGTTCTGGAAGCTGGACGAGGCGCAGGCGGCGCTGCTGCGTGAGCTGGAGGCCGAGGCGGAGGCGGAGGAGcgagcgggggcgggggcggggcggggggaGCGCGGGGGGCGGGACCCGTCGCGCTCCAGCACCGAGGAGCAGGAGGTGAGCCCCGCCGCCACGCGCGACCAGTCCGAGGCCGAGGAGGAGCCCccggcccccgcgccccccgccccggAGCCCGACGACGACGCCGCCTCCGCCACCGACTCCTCGCACAGCGACgagccccccgcgccccccgcgccctgCACGCACgagccccgcccccgcgcgccgcgccccgcgcccccgcgcccctccGACCAGCCCAGGCTCCGACCCAACAAGTTCCACGTCAAGAAGGAGAAGAGCGTGAAGCGGCGCGTGGCAGCGGCGGCCCCCCGCGCGTCCCCGCcggcccccgccgcgcccgcgccccccgcgccgccccccgcgtTGCGCCGCACCGCCACGTTCAGCGAGGTGGTGGCGCGCTCGGAGGCGGCCgcggcccccgcccccgcgccccccgcgcccccgcgcccgctgGCCCCCATCGGCTCGGCGCGGCCGCGCGGGGACGCCCCCAGCTCGGCGCACTCGCTGTTCTACTTCAACGGTGACGTGTCGGAGCGCGAGGCGTGGGAGCCCCCCGCCTtcccgcgcgcgcccgccgcgccgtcCAGGACACACAACTACACAG AAGATCAACCAGCCGAGTACACGTCCCCGGCGCTGGGCTCGTCGCTGTGGTCCACCGACAGCTGGTCGTGGTCGTACGCGGAGGTGCGCCCCCCGCCGGGGttcgcgccccccgcgccccccgccgcgccccccgcgcgcgccTACGACCCCTTCCACGCGCTCGCCGCCATCTGGGCCAGCGACCGCCCCGCCTGGGCCGACCCCGCCGACGAGCCGCGCAACAACCAGCAGCAACAACAGTGA
- the LOC105386941 gene encoding thioredoxin-like protein 4A has protein sequence MSYMLGHLHNGWQVDQAILSEEDRVVVIRFGHDWDPTCMKMDEVLYSIAEKVKNFAVIYLVDITEVPDFNKMYELYDPCTVMFFFRNKHIMIDLGTGNNNKINWPLEDKQEMIDIVETVYRGARKGRGLVVSPKDYSTKYRY, from the exons ATGAGTTATATGTTAGGACATCTGCACAATGGCTGGCAAGTCGACCAGGCCATTCTGTCGGAGGAAGACCGAGTTGTG GTGATCCGGTTCGGGCACGACTGGGACCCGACGTGCATGAAGATGGACGAGGTGCTGTACAGCATCGCGGAGAAGGTCAAGAACTTCGCCGTCATCTACCTCGTCGACATCACCGAGGTGCCCGACTTCAACAAAAT GTACGAGTTGTATGACCCGTGCACGGTGATGTTCTTCTTCCGCAACAAGCACATCATGATCGACCTCGGCACCGGCAACAACAACAAGATCAACTGGCCGCTGGAGGACAAGCAGGAGATGATTGATATTGTGGAGACGGTGTACCGCGGCGCGCGCAAGGGCCGCGGTCTCGTAGTGTCACCCAAGGACTACTCCACTAAGTACCGCTACTGA
- the LOC119694357 gene encoding predicted GPI-anchored protein 58, whose amino-acid sequence MDTVFPARLLRRRGARARYRTQPVTFAEIKEVDEELEAAEEAPPAPPEAAPAPPALTRSCTRRERRAPAPRRRAPPAPAPTAADPPPDAPAS is encoded by the exons ATGGACACGGTGTTCCCGGCGCGGCtgctgcggcggcgcggcgcgcgcgcccgcTACCGCACGCAGCCCGTCACCTTCGCGGAGATCAAG GAGGTGGATGAGGAGCTGGAAGCCGCGGAGGAGgctccccccgcgccccccgaggcggcccccgcgccccccgcgctcACCCGCAGCTGCACGCGCCGCGagcgccgcgcccccgccccgcgccgccgcgccccgccTGCGCCCGCGCCCACCGCCGCCGACCCGCCCCCCGACGCACCTGCATCGTAG